One genomic window of Lycium ferocissimum isolate CSIRO_LF1 unplaced genomic scaffold, AGI_CSIRO_Lferr_CH_V1 ctg4355, whole genome shotgun sequence includes the following:
- the LOC132044383 gene encoding uncharacterized protein LOC132044383, translated as MHASDIESVELASYRLWDVAAVWYESWQESRGQNAPPAVWSEFTRAFLDHYLPAEVCRARADEFLLFRQNNMSVQEYSLKFNSLSRYTPTLVAEMEDRVHRFVTGLVPHLIKDCMTASLQGGMDIARIQAYDQNLEDLEHQQRTEQDPNRGRYKRAGSAGYSGAYQEGSTSAPAGRGRGRGQTSGSSSSKNRIYALTGRRDLESSSDVVTGILSICSYDVYALIDPDFTLSYITPYIADKFGIKPEYLVKPFLVSTPIRQPVVARRIYRKCVVMICGRETFADLVELEMDVFLNELLGLPLEREIEFAIDVHPGTQPISIPPYHMSPAELRELKSAKCFLKIDLRSGYHQRCVKGEYIPKTTFRTRYGHFEFFFMSFGLTNAPAAFMVLMNTVFRPFLDVFVIVFIDDILVHCCSETEHADLLRRVLQTLRDQRLYAKFSKCEFWLTSVAFLGHIVPNEGIKVDDRKIEAVKNWPQPTTASKIQNFLGVAGYYQRFVEGFSSIAAPLTKLTQKGAKFQWSEACERSFQKLKDKSTSAPVLTLPEGTEGYVVYCDASRTGLGRVLMQNGKVKIELRNPVAYYKKWRSQRRSRK; from the exons atgcatgcttctgatATAGAATCAGTGGAGCTAGCTTCTTATAGACTGTGGGATGTGGCCGCAGTATGGTATGAGTCCTGGCAAGAGTCGAGGGGGCAGAATGCACCTCCAGCAGTATGGTCCGAATTCACCAGGGCCTTTTTAGATCATTATCTACCAGCTGAAGTTTGTCGAGCTAGGGCTGATGAGTTTCTATTGTTTCGCCAGAACAATATGAGCGTTCAGGAATATAGTTTGAAGTTTAACTCCTTGTCTAGATATACTCCGACGTTGGTAGCTGAAATGGAAGATAGGGTACACCGTTTCGTGACTGGACTTGTGCCTCACTTGATTAAGGATTGTATGACGGCTTCATTACAGGGTGGCATGGATATTGCTCGTATCCAGGCTTATGATCAAAATTTAGAGGACCTTGAACATCAACAACGGACTGAGCAAGACCCAAATAGGGGTCGTTATAAGCGGGCTGGATCCGCAGGTTATTCAGGTGCTTATCAGGAAG GTTCTACTTCAGCGCCAGCAGGTAGAGGTAGGGGAAGAGGCCAGACATCTGGGTCAAGCAGCAGTAAGAATCGTATTTATGCACTTACAGGGCGACGGGATCTTGAGTCGTCCTCGGATGTTGTGACAGGTATTTTATCCATCTGTTCTTACGATgtctatgcattgattgatccggatTTCACACTatcttatatcactccttatattgctgataAGTTTGGTATTAAGCCTGAATATTTGGTCAAGCCTTTCTTAGTTTCTACCCCGATCAGGCAACCTGTTGTTGCGAGACGAATTTATCGTAAGTGTGTGGTTATGATATGTGGCCGTGAAACTTTTGCTGATTTAGTGGAgttagaaatg GATGTATTCCTCAATGAATTACTAGGTCTCCCTCTCGAAAGGGAAATTGAATTTGCGATTGATGTGCATCCGGGCACTCAGCCCATCTCCATTCCTCCTTACCATATGTCCCCTGCCGAATTGCGGGAATTGAAG AGTGCTAAATGCTTCTTGaagattgacttaaggtcagggtatcatCAACGATGTGTAAAAGGGGAATACATTCCAAAGACAACCTTTCGAACGAGATATGGGCATTTTGAATTCTTCTTTATGTCTTTCGGATTGACAAATGCTCCTGCGGCATTTATGGTGCTAATGAACACAGTATTTCGGCCCTTCTTGGATGTTttcgttattgtattcattgacgatatcttggtaCACTGTTGTTCTGAGACGGAACATGCTGATCTCCTCCGCAGGGTGTTGCAAACATTGCGAGATCAAAGActgtatgccaaattttccaaatgtgaattttggctaacTTCAGTTGCTTTTCTTGGCCATATTGTGCCTAATGAGGGCATTAAAGTTGATGATCGGAAGATCGAAGCCGTTAAGAATTGGCCCCAACCAACAACCGCTTCGAAAATCCAAAATTTCTTGGGTGTTGCTGGATATTATCaaagatttgtagagggattttcttctataGCAGCTCCCCTTACAAAATTAACTCAGAAAGgggctaagtttcaatggtcagaAGCCTGCGAGCGGAGTTTTCAGAAATTGAAGGATAAGTCGACATCCGCTCCGGTTCTTACCCTCCCCGAAGGCACCGAGGGTTacgttgtatattgtgatgcatcACGTACAGGTCTGGGGCGTGTACTGATGCAAAATGGTAAG GTAAAGATCGAACTCAGAAACCCAGTGGCTTATTACAAGAAATGGAGATCCCAGCGTAGAAgtaggaagtaa